In a single window of the Litorilituus sediminis genome:
- a CDS encoding Maf family protein, with the protein MSKKLVLASQSPRRQAFLSQLGYEFDVLAADIDESPLANEIPADYVQRLATQKAQHCFALLSQSSDSLVIGSDTCVVCQGKILGKPKDEADCIATLTLLSGKTHQVLTAVALVADGLTVAKLVSTEVTFRTLTLAEMQRYWQTGEPQDKAGSYAIQGLAGQFITSISGSYSSVVGLPLVETKALLTQAGLTAQMPIN; encoded by the coding sequence ATGAGTAAAAAACTAGTATTGGCATCGCAGTCGCCAAGAAGACAAGCTTTCTTGAGTCAGCTTGGTTATGAATTTGATGTGTTAGCGGCTGATATTGATGAATCGCCGTTAGCAAATGAAATTCCGGCAGATTATGTGCAACGTTTAGCAACACAAAAAGCGCAACATTGCTTTGCTTTACTGTCGCAATCAAGCGATAGTTTAGTTATAGGCTCTGATACTTGTGTGGTTTGCCAAGGAAAAATACTCGGCAAACCTAAAGATGAAGCAGACTGTATTGCCACCTTGACCTTGTTGTCAGGTAAAACACATCAGGTATTAACTGCGGTTGCTCTAGTTGCTGACGGGCTAACGGTAGCTAAGTTAGTGAGCACAGAAGTGACTTTTAGAACGCTAACATTGGCAGAAATGCAGCGATACTGGCAAACAGGCGAGCCGCAAGATAAGGCCGGCTCTTATGCTATTCAAGGGTTGGCGGGACAGTTTATAACATCTATTTCGGGAAGTTATTCATCTGTTGTTGGCTTACCTTTGGTAGAAACCAAAGCATTGTTAACGCAAGCAGGCTTAACGGCACAAATGCCGATAAATTAA
- the mreD gene encoding rod shape-determining protein MreD, with protein MFSHNGIIIVFTLLIALMASIMPMPLSVDAFRPDWVLIVLVYWCLALPNKINIITAWFMGFILDVLLGSVLGVHAAAMALSVYIVVVNFQKIRNFSVWQQALIIGVLAALYHLLVFWLQRFLTDAVFLTSYLYPVITSVILWPWVFLLLRRVRRHFKIK; from the coding sequence GTGTTTTCTCATAACGGTATCATTATTGTTTTTACCTTATTGATAGCACTGATGGCAAGTATTATGCCTATGCCACTGAGTGTTGATGCCTTTAGACCTGATTGGGTTTTGATTGTTTTAGTGTATTGGTGCTTAGCTCTGCCTAATAAAATCAATATTATCACGGCTTGGTTTATGGGCTTTATTCTCGATGTGTTATTGGGCTCGGTATTAGGTGTACATGCTGCAGCAATGGCGCTCTCTGTTTATATTGTTGTCGTTAACTTCCAGAAAATCCGTAATTTTTCCGTATGGCAGCAAGCGCTGATTATTGGTGTTTTAGCGGCGCTTTATCATTTATTAGTATTTTGGCTGCAACGTTTTTTAACAGACGCGGTGTTTTTAACCAGTTATCTTTACCCTGTGATCACTAGTGTTATTTTGTGGCCTTGGGTATTTTTATTGTTACGTCGTGTTCGCCGCCACTTTAAGATTAAGTAA
- a CDS encoding LamG domain-containing protein gives MLTRFVGIFLVVFASILTNLAYGAACLDIFPGATNDNLANKGLEFINVPPFTGADWYLTNPDHIPLGDSQHLSWYSQQIITVSSTPVSETTARLYIANGASWTNAKINVGGNPEDLIIIVNGSMAISGGISGGNTEINAIIYATGSITITGKVEINGAVAAEGALSTTPSADIDYDDDAIAAADFNGMCDNGAATVTPILDFHFDECSYTGAANEVIDSVGNYAGTAMNGLNTADAGQIEKFAQITDDQHYVDTSVPLPSSYSVSTWFKKPTATTGNDYFVLGAMASGGDLLYLDRSNSWRWGVYDGSNASNGSYSFASLDDNWHHLTLVYNAGQTLLYIDGVQVDSVNRVPAGTLKYIATSFDQVNSSSPQGFRAPLDEFMVFDGVLSAGAIQTLYNNQLAQNNYDGTARAPVVCQSLLALYKFEQTDFSTQIDDTSGLDNHAANLFGGLSTPDGKYCRGFESESWNDSNAITDSFRSPLDVNDNIGLQGTISFWFQSRIDWDQGQERVLFDASAGSNQTDKYFVFEIQQDGRLKFAFEDSVDSDFNIIEPLNYNRSADIWYYLTVTWDYVNNSFAIYVDGNLVSQQTRNTNGAMGELLPIVFGDNSSDYTQAGNSNIASPYSSFGNYDEVRIYNRVLSQAEIQADRDDDTGCEKNLIAEWRMDEINWSGASGEVLDQIANFHGQAFNGANTQSSEPARVGNPGTCGYGVFDGIDDYVAIADDPAFDLEEQLTVSAWVYPESLPSSDLMTILSKDENYEFHLTPQGEINWWWQTNSYTSSGANITPGNWYHIAITYQDGQQVIYVNGVDRGARTYSGSLVLNNDPIQIGQDQFHPGRYFHGRIDEVRIYDYALNSGETNAVYQDTHPCTIYIDHFEIDTLDEQGLTCEADNIVIRACADASCSTLNTDEFTVELLVNNTSKGNITFSGGSVTTDYVHTTAGNAALSLSQAYSCRNSTTSPCNVDFRDAGFVINNALGDGIPHQISGKPSDTGYNARDLYLKAVKTDDSTGACVGLFPDGADVPVNLSYTCHGDSSACSSNLTLTNNGADKLLTQTAASHSLRFSADSTAYFSLTYPDAGKLILNAQKLVEVEDSQGNKETLNLQTSSNAFVEKPFAFKLDFSADSNAGDAYALDPDGSKFKVAGDTFKMTATAVQWANGQDTDNNGIPDDLTAVTGNATANHFDAKSLTTTHTLQLPLGGQQGILTAEQSNTFANSVVTNDFNYSEVGIIQLNTEIEGVGSNSGDYLGAGNVFGEVQNVGRFIPAYFDLAQNDGALAVYCDINPPTLPFAYVGQKQQSDNSIGAIRYGNGINDNPSFTITAMSKNGANVTQNYTGAFMKLVETSIERVTPTLDSDIVNNLGSLGNQLAIEANINKISTKYLQENEAEGVITVTYKDEDNYFYEHVLNAQRNLITSDIDLLVNAITDEDGVVPENPAVPVLTLEPTGVEVRFGRANLANSYGPETSPLPQELSVEYFKDGNYLLADTDSCSQYNSANVSYGLPNEPGISASDIEAVTGNFVEVLDPPNGLTRAIVIKAPGAGNTGQVRVNYNIYDWLKFDWSGNGSFTENPWAIATFGTYRGNDRIIYQREVSR, from the coding sequence ATGTTAACTCGTTTTGTGGGTATTTTCTTAGTAGTTTTCGCATCGATACTGACCAACCTTGCTTATGGAGCGGCTTGTTTAGATATTTTCCCAGGAGCTACTAATGACAATTTAGCTAATAAAGGGCTTGAATTTATTAATGTGCCACCATTTACTGGTGCAGATTGGTATTTAACGAATCCAGATCATATCCCCTTGGGCGATAGCCAACATTTAAGCTGGTACAGCCAACAAATAATTACCGTTAGCTCAACGCCTGTATCTGAAACTACAGCTAGGCTCTATATTGCCAATGGCGCTAGTTGGACTAATGCAAAAATTAACGTTGGCGGCAACCCTGAAGATTTGATCATTATCGTTAATGGCAGTATGGCTATCAGTGGTGGAATTAGTGGTGGCAATACGGAAATTAATGCCATTATCTATGCAACTGGCTCAATCACTATCACAGGTAAGGTTGAAATTAATGGCGCGGTGGCCGCGGAAGGTGCACTCAGCACCACGCCGAGTGCTGATATCGATTATGATGATGATGCAATAGCTGCCGCTGATTTTAATGGTATGTGTGATAATGGTGCTGCTACTGTCACGCCAATATTAGACTTTCACTTTGACGAGTGTTCATATACTGGCGCTGCTAATGAGGTAATTGACTCTGTTGGCAACTATGCTGGCACAGCGATGAATGGCTTAAATACTGCTGATGCTGGGCAAATAGAAAAATTTGCGCAAATCACTGATGATCAACACTATGTAGATACCTCAGTACCGCTGCCATCATCTTATAGTGTCAGCACTTGGTTTAAAAAGCCAACCGCGACAACAGGTAATGATTATTTTGTGCTAGGGGCAATGGCATCGGGTGGCGATTTATTATATTTAGATCGTAGCAATAGTTGGCGATGGGGCGTATATGATGGCAGTAACGCTAGCAATGGTAGCTATTCTTTTGCCAGCTTAGATGATAACTGGCATCACCTTACGCTTGTATACAACGCCGGACAAACATTGCTTTATATAGATGGTGTGCAGGTAGACTCTGTTAACCGCGTGCCTGCGGGTACTTTAAAATATATTGCCACTTCTTTTGATCAGGTTAATAGCAGTAGCCCACAAGGCTTTAGAGCACCTTTAGATGAATTTATGGTCTTTGATGGCGTGCTGTCGGCAGGTGCAATTCAAACCCTATACAATAATCAGCTTGCTCAGAATAATTATGATGGCACAGCGAGAGCGCCGGTTGTTTGTCAGTCGCTATTAGCTCTGTATAAATTTGAGCAAACTGATTTTTCAACACAAATTGATGATACTAGTGGCTTAGATAACCATGCAGCAAACCTCTTTGGTGGTTTATCAACCCCAGATGGTAAATATTGTCGCGGTTTTGAAAGCGAGAGCTGGAATGACTCGAACGCTATTACCGATTCTTTTAGGTCGCCGCTAGATGTTAATGACAATATCGGCTTACAGGGCACCATTAGTTTTTGGTTCCAAAGCCGTATAGATTGGGATCAGGGGCAAGAGCGGGTATTGTTTGACGCCAGCGCAGGCAGCAACCAAACTGATAAATATTTTGTTTTTGAAATTCAGCAAGATGGCCGCTTGAAGTTTGCTTTTGAAGACTCTGTTGATAGTGACTTTAACATTATAGAGCCGCTTAATTATAATCGCAGCGCCGATATTTGGTATTACCTTACGGTAACTTGGGATTACGTTAATAATAGCTTTGCCATTTATGTTGATGGCAACTTGGTGAGTCAACAAACCCGTAATACCAATGGCGCTATGGGGGAGTTACTGCCGATTGTTTTTGGTGACAACTCTTCTGACTATACCCAAGCAGGCAATTCAAATATTGCTTCACCTTATTCTTCATTTGGCAATTATGATGAAGTACGCATTTATAATCGCGTGCTTTCGCAAGCAGAAATTCAAGCGGATCGTGATGATGATACTGGCTGTGAAAAGAACCTTATTGCTGAGTGGCGCATGGACGAAATAAATTGGTCGGGTGCTAGTGGTGAAGTGCTAGATCAAATTGCTAATTTCCATGGGCAGGCATTTAATGGCGCGAATACCCAAAGCAGTGAACCAGCCAGAGTGGGGAATCCGGGTACTTGTGGTTATGGTGTTTTTGATGGCATTGATGACTATGTCGCCATTGCTGATGATCCTGCTTTTGATTTAGAAGAGCAGTTAACTGTTTCCGCATGGGTATACCCTGAGAGTTTACCTAGCTCAGATCTTATGACCATTTTGTCTAAAGATGAAAATTATGAATTTCATCTTACCCCACAAGGGGAAATTAACTGGTGGTGGCAAACCAATTCATATACTAGCAGTGGCGCCAATATCACCCCAGGTAATTGGTATCACATAGCGATTACGTATCAAGATGGTCAGCAAGTTATTTATGTTAATGGTGTTGATAGGGGCGCGCGAACTTACTCGGGTAGCTTAGTGCTTAACAATGACCCAATCCAGATAGGTCAAGATCAATTCCACCCTGGTCGATATTTTCATGGTCGTATTGATGAAGTACGCATCTATGACTATGCCCTTAATTCAGGAGAAACGAATGCGGTTTATCAAGACACGCATCCGTGTACTATTTATATAGATCACTTTGAAATTGACACCTTAGATGAGCAAGGCTTAACTTGTGAAGCGGATAATATTGTTATCAGGGCATGTGCGGATGCAAGTTGTAGTACGTTAAATACCGATGAATTTACCGTAGAGCTGTTAGTTAACAATACCAGTAAGGGCAATATTACCTTCTCAGGTGGTAGTGTAACTACAGACTATGTTCATACTACAGCGGGTAATGCCGCGTTAAGCTTAAGTCAGGCCTATTCGTGTCGAAACTCGACTACTTCCCCCTGTAATGTAGATTTTAGAGATGCTGGTTTTGTTATCAATAATGCCTTAGGTGATGGTATTCCACACCAAATATCTGGTAAGCCATCCGATACTGGTTACAATGCAAGAGACTTGTATCTGAAAGCGGTAAAAACAGATGATTCAACCGGGGCTTGTGTTGGGCTATTTCCAGATGGTGCTGATGTACCTGTGAACTTGTCTTATACCTGTCACGGTGACAGTAGCGCCTGCTCTAGTAATTTAACGCTAACCAACAATGGCGCAGATAAGCTGCTTACTCAGACTGCAGCTTCACATAGTTTACGATTTTCTGCTGACTCAACAGCCTATTTTTCATTAACTTACCCTGATGCAGGCAAATTAATTTTGAATGCTCAAAAGCTAGTTGAGGTAGAAGATTCGCAAGGAAATAAAGAAACGCTTAATTTACAGACATCTTCCAATGCTTTTGTTGAAAAGCCTTTTGCTTTTAAGTTGGACTTTTCTGCTGATAGCAATGCGGGTGATGCATATGCACTAGATCCAGATGGTAGTAAATTTAAAGTCGCTGGTGATACCTTTAAGATGACAGCAACTGCAGTACAGTGGGCAAATGGTCAGGATACTGATAATAATGGCATTCCTGATGATTTAACTGCCGTTACAGGCAACGCCACTGCTAATCACTTTGATGCTAAATCGTTAACTACCACTCACACATTACAATTACCCTTGGGTGGACAGCAGGGAATATTAACCGCAGAGCAATCGAACACATTCGCCAATAGTGTTGTCACCAATGATTTTAATTACAGTGAAGTCGGTATCATTCAATTAAACACTGAAATTGAAGGTGTTGGTTCTAATAGTGGTGATTACCTTGGCGCAGGTAATGTATTTGGTGAAGTACAAAATGTTGGCCGTTTTATTCCTGCCTATTTTGATTTAGCACAGAATGATGGTGCACTCGCCGTTTATTGCGATATCAATCCTCCAACTCTGCCATTTGCTTATGTAGGCCAGAAGCAGCAAAGTGATAATAGTATCGGTGCTATTCGTTATGGAAATGGTATTAATGATAATCCTAGTTTTACCATTACGGCTATGTCAAAGAACGGTGCTAATGTCACGCAAAACTACACTGGCGCTTTTATGAAGCTTGTGGAAACAAGTATTGAACGCGTGACCCCTACTTTGGATAGCGATATTGTTAACAATCTCGGTAGCTTAGGCAATCAATTAGCTATTGAAGCTAATATTAATAAAATTTCTACCAAATATTTACAGGAAAATGAAGCCGAGGGCGTGATAACCGTAACCTATAAAGATGAAGATAATTATTTTTATGAGCATGTACTAAATGCACAACGAAACTTAATTACGTCAGATATTGATTTATTGGTTAATGCGATTACAGATGAAGATGGGGTTGTGCCTGAGAATCCAGCTGTTCCGGTATTAACCCTAGAGCCAACAGGGGTCGAAGTGCGCTTTGGCAGAGCAAACCTGGCCAACAGCTATGGCCCAGAGACCTCTCCTTTACCGCAAGAATTGTCTGTTGAATATTTTAAGGATGGTAATTATTTACTAGCAGATACCGATAGTTGCAGTCAGTATAACAGTGCTAATGTCAGCTATGGTCTTCCAAATGAACCTGGTATTAGTGCTAGCGATATAGAAGCAGTCACTGGTAATTTTGTTGAAGTGCTTGACCCTCCTAATGGCTTAACCCGTGCTATTGTCATTAAAGCGCCAGGTGCCGGCAATACGGGTCAAGTACGGGTTAATTATAATATTTATGACTGGCTCAAGTTTGATTGGAGCGGTAATGGAAGCTTTACCGAAAACCCATGGGCAATTGCCACTTTTGGAACTTATCGTGGTAATGATCGCATTATTTATCAGCGAGAAGTGAGCCGATAA
- the rng gene encoding ribonuclease G, which yields MTAELLINVTPSETRVALIENGSLQEVHIEREAKRGIVGNIYLGKVIRVLPGMQAAFVDINLDKAAFLHASDINTKLILNEETEQAPDIRSLVHEGQYLMVQVVKDPLGSKGARLTTDITIASRYLVLMPNATHAGISQRIEDIEERKRLKTIVSPYCDEEQGFIVRTAGEGAGEIELKHDAEFLRRVWKKVLARKLRKQTKLPLYQDLPLSSRVLRDFVGIELERIRVDSKLTYDQLSEFTQEFVPELTPLLEYYPGERPIFDLFSVEREIQRALHRKIELKSGGYLIIDQTEAMTTIDINTGAFVGHRNLEDTIFSTNIEATQAIARQLRLRNLGGIIIVDFIDMHNDDHKRRVLHSLDMAMSKDKVKYSIQGFSSLGLVEMTRKRTRESLEHVLCDECPVCTGRGNLKTVETVCFEILREIVRVNRAHDADKFIVYASPAVSEFLVNDEYHNLGEVEVFIGKLIKVQTEPMYSQEQFDVVMM from the coding sequence ATGACGGCAGAATTATTAATTAATGTGACCCCAAGCGAAACGCGTGTTGCTTTAATAGAAAATGGCTCATTACAAGAAGTGCATATCGAGCGAGAAGCTAAGCGCGGTATTGTGGGTAATATTTACTTAGGTAAAGTCATTCGTGTTTTACCTGGTATGCAGGCCGCTTTTGTTGATATTAATTTAGATAAAGCCGCCTTCTTACATGCATCTGATATCAATACCAAACTGATTTTAAATGAAGAAACTGAGCAAGCGCCGGATATTCGCTCCTTAGTTCATGAAGGTCAGTATCTCATGGTGCAGGTGGTTAAAGATCCTTTAGGTTCAAAAGGTGCCCGTTTAACGACAGATATTACCATAGCGTCACGCTATTTAGTGCTTATGCCTAATGCCACCCATGCTGGTATATCACAGCGTATTGAAGATATTGAAGAACGCAAACGACTTAAAACAATTGTTAGCCCATATTGTGACGAAGAGCAGGGCTTTATTGTCCGTACTGCTGGTGAGGGCGCAGGTGAAATAGAGTTAAAACATGACGCTGAGTTTTTACGCCGAGTGTGGAAAAAGGTGTTAGCGCGTAAACTGCGCAAACAAACCAAGTTACCCTTATATCAAGACTTACCTTTGTCATCACGAGTGCTACGTGATTTTGTTGGTATTGAATTAGAGCGTATTCGCGTTGATTCTAAATTAACTTATGATCAATTAAGTGAGTTCACGCAAGAGTTTGTACCAGAATTAACGCCGTTATTAGAATATTACCCGGGTGAGCGACCCATTTTCGATTTGTTCTCCGTTGAGCGAGAAATTCAGCGAGCACTGCATAGAAAAATAGAATTAAAGTCAGGCGGTTATCTTATTATTGATCAAACTGAAGCCATGACTACCATAGATATTAATACTGGCGCCTTTGTTGGTCATCGCAATTTAGAAGACACTATTTTTAGTACCAATATTGAAGCAACACAGGCTATTGCAAGGCAACTAAGGTTGCGCAATCTTGGTGGCATCATCATTGTTGACTTTATTGATATGCATAACGATGATCATAAAAGGCGCGTGTTGCATAGCTTAGATATGGCGATGAGTAAGGATAAGGTTAAATATAGTATCCAAGGCTTTTCGTCATTAGGGTTAGTAGAAATGACCCGAAAGCGTACTCGTGAAAGCTTAGAGCATGTATTGTGTGATGAGTGTCCTGTGTGTACGGGTCGAGGTAATTTAAAAACAGTAGAAACCGTTTGTTTTGAAATTTTAAGAGAAATTGTGCGTGTTAATCGTGCCCATGACGCGGATAAATTTATTGTTTATGCATCGCCTGCGGTCAGTGAATTTTTAGTGAACGATGAGTATCATAATTTAGGTGAAGTGGAAGTATTTATTGGCAAGCTGATTAAAGTACAAACTGAGCCCATGTATAGCCAAGAGCAATTTGATGTTGTCATGATGTAA
- the mreC gene encoding rod shape-determining protein MreC yields MNPIFKHGPSPQHRLILVLCCSAALIFFDHKMSSFDVVRGYLQSLVSPLQYMANAPKQMLSWAAENIVTRRQLMAENEAYRKNELVFHEQGMQLDIIKQENARLRALLASPIRPDIKKMFAEILSVDSDPYTHQVLINRGASDGVYEGQPVLDEQGIVGQILHVGARSSRVILMTDVTHAVPVRVERNGLRMVASGTGRIDLLTHNFVPHSADIQEGDLLVTSGLGGKYPEGYPVARVTHVSDDETREFVKVYSRPVAQIDRLRYLLLLSKEEPSSIFSPKSAAGGK; encoded by the coding sequence ATGAATCCAATTTTTAAACATGGACCATCACCACAGCACCGACTTATCTTGGTGCTGTGTTGTTCTGCGGCTTTGATATTTTTTGATCACAAAATGTCGAGCTTTGATGTCGTGCGTGGTTATTTGCAATCACTGGTGAGCCCGCTGCAGTATATGGCAAATGCACCTAAGCAAATGCTTTCTTGGGCAGCAGAAAATATTGTAACTCGCCGACAATTAATGGCGGAAAATGAAGCCTATCGTAAAAATGAGTTGGTGTTTCACGAACAAGGTATGCAGCTTGATATTATCAAGCAAGAAAATGCTCGACTTCGTGCTTTATTAGCATCGCCAATCCGTCCTGACATTAAGAAAATGTTTGCTGAAATTTTATCGGTAGACAGTGATCCTTATACTCATCAAGTATTAATTAATCGCGGTGCCAGTGATGGTGTTTATGAAGGGCAGCCTGTGTTAGATGAGCAGGGCATAGTCGGCCAAATACTTCATGTCGGTGCCCGCAGTTCACGCGTAATTTTAATGACTGATGTTACGCACGCCGTGCCCGTTCGTGTGGAACGAAATGGTTTGCGCATGGTGGCCTCAGGTACAGGTAGAATTGATTTATTAACGCACAATTTTGTTCCACATAGCGCAGATATCCAAGAAGGTGACTTACTTGTTACTTCGGGACTTGGCGGTAAATATCCTGAAGGTTATCCGGTTGCCAGAGTAACTCATGTCAGTGATGATGAAACCCGTGAGTTTGTTAAAGTTTATTCTCGTCCTGTGGCGCAAATAGATCGCTTACGTTATTTATTGCTACTCTCAAAAGAAGAGCCCAGCAGCATTTTTTCTCCCAAATCAGCAGCGGGAGGTAAATAG
- a CDS encoding rod shape-determining protein, with amino-acid sequence MFKKLRGMFSNDLSIDLGTANTLIYVKEQGIVLNEPSVVAIRQDRSGGSKSVAAVGVAAKQMLGRTPGNIEAIRPMKDGVIANFFVTEKMLQHFIKQVHSNNFLRPSPRVLVCVPCGSTQVERRAIRESAMGAGAREVYLIDEPMAAAIGAGMPVSEATGSMVVDIGGGTTEVGIISLNGVVYSSSVRIGGDKFDEAIINYVRRNFGSLIGEATAERIKHEIGSAYPGEELIEIEVRGRNLAEGVPRSFTLNSNEILEALQEPLTGIVSAIMVALEQSPPELASDISERGMVLTGGGALLKDLDRLLMEETGIPVVVAEDPLTCVARGGGKALEMIDMHGGDLFSYE; translated from the coding sequence ATGTTTAAAAAATTACGCGGCATGTTTTCTAACGACTTATCCATCGATTTAGGAACTGCAAACACTCTTATTTATGTCAAAGAACAAGGCATAGTATTGAACGAACCCTCTGTAGTAGCTATTCGTCAAGACCGCTCAGGTGGCTCTAAAAGTGTTGCTGCTGTTGGTGTTGCTGCAAAGCAAATGTTGGGTCGTACGCCGGGTAATATTGAAGCCATTCGCCCAATGAAAGATGGTGTTATAGCTAACTTTTTTGTTACTGAAAAAATGCTTCAGCACTTTATTAAACAAGTGCACAGTAATAATTTTTTACGTCCAAGTCCACGTGTATTAGTATGTGTTCCTTGTGGTTCTACACAAGTTGAACGTCGTGCCATTAGAGAATCAGCCATGGGCGCTGGTGCTCGTGAAGTTTACTTAATTGATGAGCCAATGGCGGCGGCAATCGGTGCAGGTATGCCAGTATCAGAAGCAACGGGCTCTATGGTTGTTGATATTGGTGGTGGTACTACTGAAGTAGGCATTATTTCACTTAACGGTGTGGTGTATTCATCATCGGTACGCATTGGTGGTGATAAGTTTGATGAAGCTATCATCAACTATGTACGTCGTAACTTTGGTAGCCTTATTGGTGAAGCGACCGCTGAGCGTATTAAGCATGAAATTGGTTCCGCTTACCCAGGTGAAGAATTAATTGAAATTGAAGTACGTGGCCGTAACTTAGCGGAAGGTGTACCGCGCAGCTTTACACTAAACAGCAATGAAATTTTAGAAGCATTACAAGAGCCATTAACAGGTATTGTTAGTGCCATTATGGTTGCCTTAGAGCAATCGCCACCTGAGCTGGCGTCAGATATTTCTGAGCGCGGTATGGTGCTTACCGGTGGTGGTGCACTACTTAAAGATTTAGATCGTTTATTAATGGAAGAAACAGGTATTCCAGTTGTTGTTGCTGAAGATCCATTAACCTGTGTGGCACGTGGCGGTGGTAAAGCGCTAGAAATGATTGATATGCATGGGGGAGATTTGTTCTCCTACGAATAA